Below is a genomic region from Anaerolineales bacterium.
AAACCCTGGATGCCCGCTACGAACACGCGGGCATGACGAACAAAACCCTGGATGCCCGCTACGAACACGCGGGCATGACGAACAAAAGCCTGGATGCCCGCTACGGACACGCGGGCATGACGAACAAAACCCTGGATGCCCGCTACAAACACGCGGGCATGACGAACAAAAACTCTGGATGCCCGCTCCGGACATGCGGGCATGACGAACAAAAACTCTAGATGCCCGCTCCGGACACGCGGGCATGACGAACAAAACCCTGGATGCCCGCTCCGGACATGCGGGCATGACGAATAAAATCCTGGATGTCTGTCCGTGGGTGATTTTTCCGGGAACCTGCTTAACTCACGCGGGTATGACGGAGAACTCGTCACCCCCGAGCCGGTCAATCGGGGGGCCAGGGCAGACTCAGGCATTCCCGGTTATTTGTGAGCCCTGCCCGCCCGACTTTCGGTCTTTTTGCGGGAGAAGCGCGGAGATTGGCCATGGCCTCTAAAACCGATTTCCATAAAGCCGGCGAGTATCTTTGGGATCTGCCCGCCTCGCACCGCGGCGACATGCAAACGGCGGTGCGGATCATCGCCGACGACGCGCTGCTCGAGGACGCGCTCGGCGACCTGTCGGTGGAGCAGGCGGTGAACGTCGCCTGCCTGCCCGGGTTGGCGGGGCGGGTGGTGGTGATGCCGGACGTGCACCAGGGGTACGGAATGCCGATCGGCGGCGTGATGGCGGCGGATTTGGACGAGGGGGTGATCTCGCCCGGCGCGGTCGGGTACGACATCAACTGCGGCGTTCGCCTGCTTTCCACTACGCTGCCCTGGGAGGAGGCCGAACCGCATCTTGCGGATTTGGCCACCGCGCTATACCGCAATTGCCCGAGCGGCGTGGGCGAAAAAGGCAGCGTCCCGCTGACCACCGACGAATTGGACCGGGTATGCCGGGAAGGGGCGCGGTGGGCTTTGCGCAAGGGATATGCCCTGGCCGACGACGTGGAGCGCACCGAGGAGGGCGGCTGCCTCGAAGGGGCCGATCCGGAACAGGTCTCGGCCCGCGCCAAGGAGCGCGGCCGGGGTCAGTTGGGCACGCTCGGGGCGGGGAACCACTTCCTGGAGGTGGACGTGGTCGAGCAGGTGTTCGACGCGGCCGCGGCGGAGGCGATGGGATTGCGCGAGGGGCGCCTCGCTTTGCAGATCCACTGCGGATCGCGCGGCTTCGGCCACCAGATCTGCACCGACTACGTCCAGAGCTTCCAATCCGCGGTGAGGCGCTACGGCATCCGCCTGCCGGACCGCGAGCTGGTCTGCGCGCCGATCGGCTCCCCCGAAGGCCGGGCCTACCTCGGGGCGATGAAGGCCGCGGCGAACTTCGCCTTCGCCAACCGGCAAGTGCTGGCGCATCACGCCCGCCGAAGTTTCGAGGAAGTGTTCGGGGGGAAGGGAGCGCGCTGGGAATTGTGTCAGGTCTACGACATCGCCCACAACATGGCTAAGATTGAAACCCATACGATCGACGGCCGCAAGCGCAAGGTTTGCGTCCACCGCAAAGGCGCGACCCGCGCCTTCGGCCCCGGCGGCGGGGATATCCCCGCGGACTACCGGGCCCTCGGCCAGCCGGTGCTCGTCCCCGGCTCGATGGGGACGGCCTCCTGGGTTCTGCTCGGCACCCCGGCCGGCATGGAGCTCTCCTACGGCTCGTGCTGCCACGGCGCCGGCCGGCTGATGAGCCGCGCCAAGGCCAAGCGCGAGATCCGCGGCGAAAAACTACGCGGCGAGCTCGAACAGCGCGGCGTGCGCGTGCGGGCGGGCTCCCTGCCCGGGCTGGCGGAGGAGGCGCCGCAGGCCTACAAGGACGTCGACCGCGTTGTCGCCGCGGTGTGCGGCGCCGGAATTGGGAAGAAAGTGGCGCGGCTGAGGCCGGCGGCGGTGGTGAAAGGGTGAACCCCCTCCCATCCTCCCCCTCCTCTCTCCTCCCCCGTTAGCGCTGAAGAGTCGGCCCCTTCCAAAGGCGGTTGTTTCTCCGGTGGGCTAACGGGGGAAGATGGGAGGGGGCTCAATCGCAGATAAGGAGATTGTCGCATGACGGATCATCCCGACCGGCATCTGCCCCGCTGGCTGGAGTGGGCCCGCGAGATCCAGGCTCTGGCGCAGACCGGATTGCACTACGCGCCGGACGATTATCACCGCCAGAGGTATCGGCGCCTGACGGAGATCGCGGCGGAAATCACGGCCGAACATGCGGCGCTGCCTCGCGAATCGGTCATGCGGGTGTTTCTCGCACCGCGCGGGTACGCCACCCCCAAGATCGACGTGCGCGGGGCCGTCTTCCGCGGCGGAAAGATATTGCTGGTGCGGGAACGATCCGACGGCGGCTGGTGCCTGCCCGGAGGGTGGGGGGATGTGGGCGAGTTGCCTTCGGCGATGGTCGAGCGCGAGGTGCGTGAGGAAAGCGGCGTGGAAGCGCGCGCCGCCCGCGTCGCCGGCGTGTTCGACGCCAACCGCGAGGACGCGGACCGCGACGTGATGCACGTCTACAAGATCGTATTTCTGTGCGACGACCTGGGCGGGGAGCCGCACCCGAGCGACGAGACCAGCGCGGCCGGTTTTTTCGGAATCGAGGAAATCCCCGCGCTGTCCGAAAGACGGACCTCGCTGCGGATCCTGCAGGCAGTGTTCGCGCGTTGCGCGGATTCGGCGATGCCGCCGGCGTTTGATTGAGGCTCCCCTCCCTAATCCTCCCCCTCCTTTGTTGTCCCCCATTTGCCCCTTGATGGGATGTTCTGCTTCAAATGATGTCCGAGGTGCAAATGGGGGAGGGTTGGGCGGGGGAGGAAGGAGTGGGGTAGTACCCCTTCTCCGGTTGTCATCAGGGCGGAATATCGTAGAATAGGGTTCTCGCACCCGGGAGCGGTCTGCCATCATCTTTCTCTTTCTGCATCGTCGGTTCCCATTCTTACTCCCCGGGGCAAGGAAAGGAGCGCTATCGTGTCGAACAACATATTGCTGACCTTGGCCGTCATCGGGGGGACCGGCGCCGAGGGCGGGGGTTTGGCCATGCGCTGGGTCCGCTCCGGGTACCGGGTGCTGATCGGTTCGCGCTCGGCCCAAAAGGCGGCGGAACGCTGTGCGGAATTGAACCTCAAGCTCGGCGAACCCGGACTCATTTCCGGAGCCGAAAACGCCGATGCCGCCCGGCAGGCGGATCTGGCGGTGTTGGCGGTTCCCTACGCCGCGCAAAAGGAGATACTCGAAAGCATCCGGCCGGCCCTCGCCGGCAAAATCCTCATCAACGTCGGGGTGTGCATCAATCCCCAAATGCCCGCGCAGATGGAGCTTCCGCCGGGCGGATCCTCCAGCCTGGAAGCCCAGGAACAGCTCGGCCCCGAAGTGCGGGTAGTCGCGGCCTTTCAAAACGTTTCGGCCGAATACCTCGGCGATCCGGACCGGGAAATCGATTGCGACGTGCTGGTGTGCGGCGACGACGCCGAGGCCAAGGTCTCCGCGATGCGGATGGTGGAAGCCGCCGGGATGACCGCCTACGACGCCGGAGGACTGAAAAATTCGATCGCGGTCGAGGGCATCACCCCGATCCTGCTCGGGATCAACAAACGCTACCGCGCGCGCCTGGCGGGCATCCGCATCACCGGGGTTTCCCGGTAGCCGCGGACGGAACAACCCTTGGCGACGGGACGCACTTTGCGGCTGACCGCGCTGTCCGGCCTGCCGCTCGTCGAGCCGGGAGACGACCTCGCCGGATTAATCCTCGAGTCCCTGAAATCCAGCCGCCTGCGGTTGGAGGACGGGGACGTTCTGATCCTTGCCCAGAAAATCGTTTCCAAAGGCGAAGGGCGTTTGGTGAACTTAGCCGGCGTCACTCCCTCGGTCCGCGCCGTCTCGCTGGCCGCAAAGTGCGGCAAGGATCCGCGGTTTGTCGAGGTCGTCCTGCGCGAGAGCCGCGAGGTGCTGCGCGCGCGGCCGGGCCTGCTGGTGGTCGAGCACCGGCTCGGCTTCGTCTGCGCCAACGCCGGGGTGGATCGGTCGAACGTCGGATCCGGGGCCGGAGAGGGGGAATGGGTGCTGCTCTTGCCCGAGGATCCGGATTCCTCCTGCCGGCGCCTGCGCGAAAGGATGAAGCAGGCCGCGGGGGCGGACATCGGTGTAATCGTCAACGACTCGCACGGCCGCGCCTGGCGCAACGGAACCGTCGGCGTGGCGATCGGGGCGGCGGGATTGCCGGCGCTGGTAGACCTGCGCGGGCGAATGGACCTTTATGACTACCGGTTGCAGGCAACCCAGGTGGCCGCAGCCGACGAGCTGGCATCGGCCGCGTCGCTTTTAATGGGGCAGGCGGATGAAGCCCTGCCGGTGGTGCACGCCCGCGGTTTCCCCTACCGCCTGCGGGAATCCTCGCTCGCAGAGCTTCTCCGTCCGAAGGCGGAGGACGTTTTCCGCTAAGCCGCCGAAGGAAAGCAAGGCGTGATCCGGCGGAGAAAGACCGCGGGATGGGCTGGCGGCGCGCCTTGATTCCACCGGAGAGGATCGGCATGAGAATCGGTTGGACCGAAATCCTCGTCACCCTTATCATCTTCCTGCTGTCGACCGGGTTCTACAGGCTGGTTCTGCGGGAGGCCCGCCGGGCGTTCCGCAAGTCCGGCGGCGAGGACCGAGGGGCTTGTGATTCCGGCGGTCGGCCGCATGCTTCCCGCGGGGCATATCCGGGAGATGAAGCCGGATACCCGCCGGCGGAGGGGGAATCCGCCGATCCTTACGCGGTTCTCAAAATCCGTCCGCCGGCCAACCAAAGCGAAATCACCTCCGCGTACAGGAAGCTGGCGCAAATGTACCATCCGGATAAAGTGGCTGGACTGGCGCCGGAATACAAGGAAATCGCGGAAAAGAAGATGAAGCAGATCAACGCCGCGTATCAAACGTTGAAGAAATAAACCCCCGCGCCGCCTTCTCACGAAGCCTCCCCCTGGCGATCCACATCGGTTGACTCTCGATGCCAAGACCGTGCATGCGGAGGCAAGCCCGGAGAATTTATCCCGCCGGGCAGTGGCGGGAGGACGGGATGAGGGCGGAAAAAAGGCTCCGGTTACCGAATTTTCCTGCCGACATCGATCAGGCGGATCGGATATGGTGCGTTATTGTATCTACTCTCACTTTACCCTCCTGACCCCTACTCCCCCTTTTTTGTCAATCCCTCAACCCCCATCCCCTTCTCCCAGCTTATGCTGGGAGAGGGGGAGCGAGGGGATGAGGGAGAGGCTGAGGAGATCGATTTATTTGGTATTGCTTCCGATTGGCGTTTCCCCTTACGTTAACGGCCCACGTCTTTCCTAAAGCAATATCCTTCAGGCGCCCCCAAGGATAACCATTGGAGTTGATGATCTTGGGGCAAAAAAAACACACTGGGCACAAAGGAAATCACCGGGCTTCCTTTGTGTCCCGTGTGCTTTTTGCGGCCGAAATCTTTCAACCGGAGGGAATTGTGCGGTACCGATCGGCGCGCTAATCCGCGGTGACGCCCCCGTCGACCGGGAAGGATACCCCGTTGACGAAGGCCGCCTCGTCGGAGGCCAGGTACACGAATGCCGCCGCCACGTCCGCGGCGGCAGCCAGCCGGCCGAGCGGAACCTCGCCGAGGCGCTCGGCCCGGCGCGCCGGATCCTGCAGGACTTGGCGGACCAGCGGGGTGTCGACGGTGCTGGGATGGACCGAATTGCAGCGGATGTTGTCTTTGGCGCAGCGCACGGCGACGGATTTGGTCAGCAGAGTCACAGCGCCCTTCGCCGCCGCGTAGGCCTCGTTCGTGTAGCGGTGGCCGATCAGCCCGCAGATCGAGGACATGTTGAGGATCACCCCACCGCCCGACCCGCGCATGAGCGGCAGGGCGTGCTTGATGCCGAGGAACGGGCCCTTGACGTTGACCGCCAACATCCGGTCAAGCGATTCCTCGTCCATCTCCTCGATGTCCTTGCGGATGTTGATCCCCGCGTTGTTGATCAGCACGTCGATCCGGCCGGCCCGGGAAACCACCGCCCCGAGTGCGGATCTCCAGCTTTCTTCCGAGGTCACGTCCAGGAGCAGGAATTCCGCGCCGGCGATAGCCCGCGCGGTTTCCTTGCCCGCGCCCTCGTTCACGTCGCCGAGGAAGACGCGGGCGCCCTCGCGGGCGAAGGCGCGCGCGATTTCCGCGCCCAAGCCCTGGGCGGCGCCCGTCACCAACGCCGCCTTGCCGGCCAATCGCCCGCTCATGACTGCGTTCCGCCCGCGCGGATCTTTATCCCCGCGATTTTTTCATAAAACTGGATGATCCCGCCGTGGTCGTCCTTCTGTTTTCCATCCACGCGCAGGGCCTGCAGGATCTCCATGATTTGGCTCGTCAGCGGCACGGGCACGGCGAGGCTGTGGGCCGTATCCAGCGCGTTCTGCAGGTCCTTGATGTGCAGTTCGATCCGGAAGCCGGGCTTGTAGTTGCCCGCAAGGACCATCGGGGCCTTCGCGTTGAGCACGGTGCTGCCCGCCAGTCCGCCCCGGATCGCGGAGAACACGGCCTGCGGATCCACGCCGGCCTTGGCGGCCAGGGCGAAGGCCTCCGACATGGCCGCGATGTTGAGCGCGACGATGATCTGGTTGGCGAGCTTGACGACGTTGCCCGCGCCGACCCCGCCGCACAGGACTGCGCTCGAACCCATCTTCAGCAGGACGTCCTTCACCTTCTCGAACACCTCCGGCTTGCCGCCGGCCATGATTGCGAGGGTTCCGTCGATCGCCTTCGGCTCGCCCCCGGAGACCGGGGCGTCGAGCATGTCGATTCCCTTTTGCGCCAGGGCGGCGGCGATCTCCTGAGCCGCGAGCGGCGCGATCGAACTCATATCCACCAGGATGCTTCCGGGCTTGGCGCCGTGGATCAGGCCGTTTTTTCCGAGCGCGGCCTCCTTCACGTCCGGCGAGTTGGGCAGCATGGTGATCACCAGGGCGCACTGCGCGGCCACCTCCTGCGCGGACCCGGCTGCCTTGGCGCCCGCCTCCGCCAATTCGCGGATAGGCGCCGGATTGATGTCGAACACGGTCAGCGAATGGCCGGCGGCGATGAGGTTCTTCGCCATCGGCTTCCCCATGATTCCGAGGCCGATGAATCCGATGTCCATGGTCATCCCTCCAAGAGTGTCAGGACCGCCGAGGTTATCGCCTCGGCGGTAAGGCCGAAATGCGCGAGCAGCGCGCCGTAGCTTTCCGCCGACAGGCCGAACCGGTCGCCGATCCCGATCAATTCGACCGGCGCGTGCGGCGCGC
It encodes:
- the garR gene encoding 2-hydroxy-3-oxopropionate reductase translates to MTMDIGFIGLGIMGKPMAKNLIAAGHSLTVFDINPAPIRELAEAGAKAAGSAQEVAAQCALVITMLPNSPDVKEAALGKNGLIHGAKPGSILVDMSSIAPLAAQEIAAALAQKGIDMLDAPVSGGEPKAIDGTLAIMAGGKPEVFEKVKDVLLKMGSSAVLCGGVGAGNVVKLANQIIVALNIAAMSEAFALAAKAGVDPQAVFSAIRGGLAGSTVLNAKAPMVLAGNYKPGFRIELHIKDLQNALDTAHSLAVPVPLTSQIMEILQALRVDGKQKDDHGGIIQFYEKIAGIKIRAGGTQS
- a CDS encoding NUDIX hydrolase N-terminal domain-containing protein, which codes for MTDHPDRHLPRWLEWAREIQALAQTGLHYAPDDYHRQRYRRLTEIAAEITAEHAALPRESVMRVFLAPRGYATPKIDVRGAVFRGGKILLVRERSDGGWCLPGGWGDVGELPSAMVEREVREESGVEARAARVAGVFDANREDADRDVMHVYKIVFLCDDLGGEPHPSDETSAAGFFGIEEIPALSERRTSLRILQAVFARCADSAMPPAFD
- a CDS encoding J domain-containing protein, which encodes MRIGWTEILVTLIIFLLSTGFYRLVLREARRAFRKSGGEDRGACDSGGRPHASRGAYPGDEAGYPPAEGESADPYAVLKIRPPANQSEITSAYRKLAQMYHPDKVAGLAPEYKEIAEKKMKQINAAYQTLKK
- a CDS encoding RtcB family protein, encoding MASKTDFHKAGEYLWDLPASHRGDMQTAVRIIADDALLEDALGDLSVEQAVNVACLPGLAGRVVVMPDVHQGYGMPIGGVMAADLDEGVISPGAVGYDINCGVRLLSTTLPWEEAEPHLADLATALYRNCPSGVGEKGSVPLTTDELDRVCREGARWALRKGYALADDVERTEEGGCLEGADPEQVSARAKERGRGQLGTLGAGNHFLEVDVVEQVFDAAAAEAMGLREGRLALQIHCGSRGFGHQICTDYVQSFQSAVRRYGIRLPDRELVCAPIGSPEGRAYLGAMKAAANFAFANRQVLAHHARRSFEEVFGGKGARWELCQVYDIAHNMAKIETHTIDGRKRKVCVHRKGATRAFGPGGGDIPADYRALGQPVLVPGSMGTASWVLLGTPAGMELSYGSCCHGAGRLMSRAKAKREIRGEKLRGELEQRGVRVRAGSLPGLAEEAPQAYKDVDRVVAAVCGAGIGKKVARLRPAAVVKG
- the cofE gene encoding coenzyme F420-0:L-glutamate ligase, coding for MATGRTLRLTALSGLPLVEPGDDLAGLILESLKSSRLRLEDGDVLILAQKIVSKGEGRLVNLAGVTPSVRAVSLAAKCGKDPRFVEVVLRESREVLRARPGLLVVEHRLGFVCANAGVDRSNVGSGAGEGEWVLLLPEDPDSSCRRLRERMKQAAGADIGVIVNDSHGRAWRNGTVGVAIGAAGLPALVDLRGRMDLYDYRLQATQVAAADELASAASLLMGQADEALPVVHARGFPYRLRESSLAELLRPKAEDVFR
- the npdG gene encoding NADPH-dependent F420 reductase codes for the protein MLLTLAVIGGTGAEGGGLAMRWVRSGYRVLIGSRSAQKAAERCAELNLKLGEPGLISGAENADAARQADLAVLAVPYAAQKEILESIRPALAGKILINVGVCINPQMPAQMELPPGGSSSLEAQEQLGPEVRVVAAFQNVSAEYLGDPDREIDCDVLVCGDDAEAKVSAMRMVEAAGMTAYDAGGLKNSIAVEGITPILLGINKRYRARLAGIRITGVSR
- a CDS encoding glucose 1-dehydrogenase — its product is MSGRLAGKAALVTGAAQGLGAEIARAFAREGARVFLGDVNEGAGKETARAIAGAEFLLLDVTSEESWRSALGAVVSRAGRIDVLINNAGINIRKDIEEMDEESLDRMLAVNVKGPFLGIKHALPLMRGSGGGVILNMSSICGLIGHRYTNEAYAAAKGAVTLLTKSVAVRCAKDNIRCNSVHPSTVDTPLVRQVLQDPARRAERLGEVPLGRLAAAADVAAAFVYLASDEAAFVNGVSFPVDGGVTAD